From Nonlabens sp. Ci31, the proteins below share one genomic window:
- a CDS encoding EamA family transporter, with protein sequence MNRSTLLIVLAFFSIYVFWGSTYLWNKMAVSELSPFMLASIRFTSAGTLIFIIARSLGYSLRITKKQLGNSVLAGFLFLAYGNGVFVWALKYVDTSFAALIAALQPLFILVLMRTLQRKALQPKSIIGVLLGLSGMYILVSQNDITTKDGAVTGIIMILTCILSWSIGSLFVAKADVPQNFFVSTGYQMIAAGVILAIASLAFNEVWVSLLDWSSDAYVALTCLILFGSIAAFTSFNFLLKKISTEKVATSSYVNPVIAMLLGWYFLEEEITSQSMIAAAVMLTGVYFINSRKRDKKDIKPSPKNR encoded by the coding sequence ATGAATAGAAGCACTTTGCTCATTGTATTAGCCTTTTTCTCCATTTATGTGTTTTGGGGCTCTACTTATCTCTGGAACAAGATGGCGGTTAGTGAGTTATCTCCGTTTATGCTTGCCAGTATTCGCTTTACTTCGGCAGGCACTTTAATTTTTATCATAGCCAGATCATTAGGTTACAGCTTGCGTATTACTAAAAAACAGCTGGGAAACTCTGTTCTAGCAGGTTTTCTCTTTCTAGCCTACGGGAATGGTGTATTTGTCTGGGCGTTAAAGTATGTAGACACTAGTTTTGCAGCTTTAATAGCAGCTTTACAACCATTATTTATCTTAGTCTTAATGAGAACTCTTCAGCGCAAAGCTTTACAACCTAAGTCTATTATAGGAGTCTTGTTAGGGTTGTCTGGAATGTATATTCTAGTAAGTCAAAATGATATCACTACCAAAGATGGAGCAGTAACGGGTATTATAATGATTCTCACTTGTATTCTAAGTTGGAGTATAGGTAGTTTATTTGTTGCAAAGGCTGACGTTCCACAAAACTTTTTTGTTTCTACTGGCTATCAAATGATTGCTGCTGGTGTTATTCTTGCCATTGCAAGTTTAGCCTTTAATGAAGTCTGGGTATCTCTTTTAGATTGGAGTTCTGATGCTTATGTAGCACTGACTTGTTTGATTTTGTTCGGCAGTATAGCAGCATTTACTTCTTTTAATTTTTTGCTTAAGAAAATTTCTACAGAAAAAGTGGCTACCTCTTCTTATGTGAATCCTGTAATTGCGATGCTTTTGGGTTGGTATTTTTTGGAAGAAGAAATAACTTCTCAATCCATGATTGCTGCGGCGGTTATGTTAACAGGTGTCTATTTTATCAATAGTCGCAAACGCGATAAAAAAGACATCAAACCATCTCCAAAAAATAGGTAA
- a CDS encoding KTSC domain-containing protein produces the protein MKRINQYKKMFNVEKDINLKELKKSYRNLVKEWHPDKFQDGDEKKEEAEVMSREIIDGYHFLVSIAPETKEANINEYTETITNTGIQDFDHKGRVLEVVFTDGTTYEYFGVDVKMFKKLINADNRYRFAKRNIFNNFLYRKSKKDLQEA, from the coding sequence ATGAAGCGTATCAATCAGTACAAAAAGATGTTCAACGTAGAGAAAGACATCAATCTTAAAGAGTTAAAGAAAAGTTACCGCAATTTAGTAAAAGAATGGCATCCAGATAAATTCCAAGATGGGGATGAAAAAAAGGAAGAAGCTGAGGTGATGAGTCGTGAAATTATAGATGGTTACCACTTTCTAGTAAGTATTGCTCCAGAAACGAAGGAAGCAAATATCAATGAGTATACAGAAACAATTACCAATACAGGAATTCAAGACTTTGATCATAAAGGTCGAGTATTAGAGGTAGTTTTTACCGATGGTACTACTTATGAGTATTTTGGAGTAGATGTAAAGATGTTTAAGAAATTAATCAATGCAGATAATCGTTATCGATTTGCAAAACGCAATATCTTCAACAACTTCTTATACCGCAAGTCAAAGAAAGATTTACAGGAAGCATAA
- a CDS encoding NAD(P)-dependent alcohol dehydrogenase, translating to MQNIKAYGAVNKDADLKEMTIKRRDLNDNDVKMDILYCGVCHSDIHAKNNDWGNAKYPIVPGHEIIGKVTETGEKVSKFKVGDIVGVGCMVDSCETCSACEDDLEQFCENGMTGTYNGKDHIGGADSDHTFGGYSTSITVKEKFVLSIPKNLDLKAAAPLLCAGITTFSPLNHWKIKKGDKVGVVGLGGLGHMGIKFAAAMGAETIMITTSPGKAEDAKRLGANGVLISKNADEMKKHQGSFDFILNTVPVKHDINPYLSLLKRDSTMCMVGAIEPLEPMHGGSLILGRKRVAGSLIGGMKETQEMLDFCGENNIVCDVEMIHIDEINTAFKRVQDNDVKYRFVIDMKSLKN from the coding sequence ATGCAAAATATAAAAGCTTACGGTGCTGTAAATAAAGACGCCGATTTAAAGGAAATGACGATCAAACGTCGTGATCTAAATGATAATGATGTTAAGATGGATATCCTTTATTGCGGTGTATGTCATAGTGATATTCACGCAAAAAACAACGATTGGGGAAATGCAAAATATCCTATTGTACCTGGTCATGAAATTATAGGTAAAGTTACAGAGACTGGTGAAAAGGTTTCTAAATTTAAAGTAGGAGATATAGTTGGAGTGGGATGCATGGTAGACTCTTGTGAGACTTGTAGCGCGTGTGAAGATGATCTAGAACAATTTTGTGAAAATGGTATGACCGGCACTTATAATGGTAAGGATCATATAGGTGGAGCAGATAGTGATCATACTTTTGGAGGTTATTCAACAAGCATTACAGTTAAAGAAAAGTTTGTTTTAAGCATTCCTAAAAATCTAGATCTCAAAGCAGCAGCACCCTTATTATGTGCAGGAATCACCACTTTTTCACCTTTAAACCATTGGAAAATTAAAAAAGGTGATAAAGTAGGAGTAGTAGGTTTAGGTGGATTAGGTCATATGGGAATTAAATTTGCCGCAGCAATGGGTGCAGAAACCATTATGATTACCACTTCTCCAGGTAAAGCAGAGGACGCTAAAAGACTAGGGGCTAACGGTGTGCTTATTTCAAAGAACGCTGATGAGATGAAAAAACATCAAGGTTCTTTTGACTTTATTTTGAATACTGTTCCTGTAAAACATGATATCAATCCTTATTTAAGTTTGTTAAAACGCGATTCTACTATGTGTATGGTGGGAGCTATTGAGCCTTTAGAGCCTATGCACGGCGGAAGCTTGATTCTAGGAAGAAAAAGAGTAGCAGGTTCTTTGATAGGTGGTATGAAAGAAACTCAAGAAATGTTAGATTTCTGTGGAGAGAACAATATTGTTTGTGATGTAGAAATGATCCATATTGACGAGATCAACACAGCTTTTAAGCGCGTGCAAGACAATGATGTTAAATACCGCTTTGTTATAGATATGAAATCTTTAAAAAATTAA
- a CDS encoding SDR family NAD(P)-dependent oxidoreductase, which yields MSEPKDMDLNKTSTQEIEACIQTLHKFIDDPKQIFELPEEQRVALMKAAGKISRPTREEYKRSKKDAKKAIKRKQVERDKHARKETGIRSVREDAIFKAPKLLTAADLSQKDPGELSSPRNCYVCKTMFTKLHHFYDQMCADCGDFNYAKRFQNANVKDQVAVITGSRLKIGYHITLMLLRGGATVIATTRFPHDSALRFSQEADFKEWGHRLHVHGLDLRHIPSVEIFCNYIEQKYERLDILINNAAQTVRRPSGFYSHLMPNEELSFEQLPAFAQETLTDHYICLQELQQLTPGASSNKNMPVTWHGPEPGIGLRASAKLSQIPYSFDKALVAQEVFPEGKFDADLQQVDLRKTNSWRLKLGEIETTEMIEVQLVNSVAPFVLCNRLSEIMKKDQTGQKHIINVSAMEGKFHTFHKEDRHPHTNMAKAALNMLTHTAAGTLAKDGIYMNAVDTGWVTDEDPAQLSKQKQEVHDFQPPLDIVDGAARVMDPLFDGINTGKHWCGKFLKDYRPISW from the coding sequence ATGAGTGAGCCTAAAGACATGGATTTAAATAAGACTTCTACACAAGAAATAGAGGCCTGTATCCAGACACTTCATAAATTCATAGATGATCCCAAACAAATTTTCGAACTGCCGGAAGAACAGCGAGTGGCCTTAATGAAGGCTGCTGGAAAAATATCTAGGCCCACTAGAGAAGAATACAAGCGTTCTAAAAAAGACGCTAAAAAAGCTATCAAAAGAAAGCAAGTAGAACGGGATAAACACGCTCGTAAAGAAACAGGAATAAGAAGTGTTCGAGAGGATGCCATTTTTAAAGCTCCTAAATTACTTACCGCAGCTGACCTGTCGCAAAAAGACCCTGGAGAGCTTTCTTCACCTCGCAATTGTTACGTCTGTAAAACTATGTTTACTAAACTACACCACTTTTACGATCAGATGTGTGCTGATTGTGGGGATTTTAATTATGCCAAACGTTTTCAAAATGCCAACGTAAAAGACCAAGTAGCGGTTATTACAGGCTCGCGTTTAAAAATAGGATATCACATTACCCTAATGTTATTGCGAGGTGGTGCTACGGTGATCGCTACGACGCGATTTCCTCATGACAGTGCATTGCGTTTTTCTCAAGAAGCAGATTTTAAAGAATGGGGGCATCGATTACATGTTCATGGTTTAGATTTAAGACATATACCTAGCGTAGAGATTTTTTGTAATTACATAGAACAAAAGTACGAGCGTCTAGATATTTTGATTAATAATGCTGCTCAAACCGTTAGAAGGCCATCTGGATTTTACTCGCATTTAATGCCTAATGAAGAACTGAGCTTTGAACAGTTACCCGCTTTTGCGCAAGAAACATTGACAGATCATTATATATGTCTTCAGGAACTCCAACAATTAACTCCTGGAGCTTCTTCAAATAAAAATATGCCGGTTACTTGGCATGGTCCAGAGCCTGGAATAGGACTGCGTGCCAGCGCTAAGCTTTCTCAAATCCCTTATAGCTTTGATAAAGCACTGGTAGCACAAGAAGTTTTTCCCGAAGGAAAATTCGATGCCGACTTACAGCAAGTAGATCTTAGAAAAACCAATAGCTGGCGATTAAAACTGGGCGAGATAGAAACTACAGAGATGATAGAGGTCCAACTTGTAAATTCTGTAGCACCATTTGTACTCTGTAACCGTCTTTCTGAAATTATGAAAAAGGATCAAACGGGTCAGAAACACATTATTAATGTAAGCGCGATGGAAGGCAAGTTCCATACCTTCCATAAGGAAGACCGTCATCCACATACCAATATGGCAAAAGCTGCCTTAAATATGCTAACACATACTGCGGCAGGAACACTTGCTAAAGATGGAATTTATATGAATGCTGTAGACACAGGATGGGTTACTGACGAAGATCCAGCACAGCTTTCTAAACAAAAACAAGAAGTACATGATTTCCAACCACCTCTGGATATTGTAGATGGTGCGGCTAGAGTAATGGACCCCTTATTTGATGGAATAAATACAGGGAAGCATTGGTGTGGAAAGTTCTTGAAGGATTACAGACCCATCAGCTGGTAA
- the lpxD gene encoding UDP-3-O-(3-hydroxymyristoyl)glucosamine N-acyltransferase encodes MHSFNIQQINDILQGELVGNTTQTISGVEEIRNASNTDLTFIGNKKYAKFWADSHASVAIINEDIVLEPGSNRAFVKVKNADLAMAKLLEAFQPPAPVFDIAIHPTAVIHETASLGDGVQIGAHCYVGKNVVLGDGVILYHNVSVFDDTTIGAYTTAWSGTVIRERSQIGAQCIFHNNVSIGADGFGYRPADDGRGLVKIPHIGNVVIGNGVEIGANSCVDRAKFNSTIIGDGCKIDNLVQIAHNCIMGRSCIMAGHSGLAGSVTLGDGVIIGGSASIKDHTTIGSGAVVGAGSGVMNDVKAGQTVLGYPAADSRDMLKQWVALRRLAK; translated from the coding sequence ATGCACTCATTTAACATACAACAAATCAACGACATTCTTCAAGGAGAATTGGTCGGAAATACTACACAAACGATTAGTGGAGTAGAAGAGATAAGAAATGCTTCTAATACTGATCTTACGTTTATAGGTAATAAAAAGTATGCAAAATTTTGGGCAGACTCTCATGCTTCTGTAGCGATTATCAATGAGGATATAGTTTTAGAGCCGGGTAGTAACCGTGCTTTTGTAAAAGTAAAAAATGCAGATCTTGCTATGGCTAAGCTACTAGAAGCTTTTCAACCACCAGCCCCTGTTTTTGATATTGCTATTCACCCTACGGCGGTTATTCATGAAACAGCAAGCTTAGGTGATGGTGTGCAAATAGGTGCTCATTGTTACGTAGGTAAAAACGTAGTTCTAGGCGATGGAGTTATTCTATACCACAACGTGAGTGTGTTTGATGACACTACTATAGGGGCTTATACTACCGCTTGGTCTGGCACAGTTATACGAGAACGCTCTCAAATAGGAGCACAGTGTATTTTTCACAATAATGTAAGTATAGGTGCAGACGGCTTCGGATATCGTCCAGCAGATGATGGTCGGGGACTGGTTAAAATACCGCATATAGGAAATGTAGTGATAGGAAATGGCGTAGAAATAGGAGCAAACTCCTGCGTAGATCGTGCAAAATTCAATTCTACTATTATAGGAGACGGTTGTAAGATCGACAATCTAGTACAAATAGCGCATAATTGTATTATGGGAAGATCTTGTATTATGGCTGGACATAGCGGTCTGGCAGGATCGGTAACTTTAGGCGATGGAGTTATTATAGGAGGTAGTGCGAGTATCAAAGATCATACTACTATAGGTTCTGGTGCCGTAGTAGGTGCTGGAAGTGGTGTTATGAATGATGTTAAAGCAGGTCAGACGGTATTGGGCTATCCAGCGGCCGACTCAAGAGACATGTTAAAGCAATGGGTTGCTTTACGGAGGTTAGCTAAATAA
- a CDS encoding cold-shock protein, with translation MSTGTVKFFNDAKGFGFITEEGSGQEHFAHVTGLIDEIREGDKVEFELKEGKKGLNAVNVRVID, from the coding sequence ATGAGTACAGGTACAGTAAAATTTTTCAATGACGCAAAAGGATTTGGATTTATCACAGAAGAAGGATCAGGTCAGGAACATTTTGCACACGTAACAGGTTTAATCGATGAGATCCGTGAAGGTGACAAAGTTGAATTCGAACTAAAAGAAGGAAAAAAAGGCTTAAATGCCGTTAATGTTAGAGTAATCGACTAA
- a CDS encoding GAF domain-containing sensor histidine kinase translates to MITPPIPDNELQRQAAVEKYRLLDTMPEESYDNITSIISTICDAPISLITLVDKNRNFIKSRNGLDISESPRDTSFCGHAIAGNDDIMIVPDAREDERFKGNSLVNDFKLIFYAGASLIDKNGYKLGTLCVYDHKPRTLTEKQKGALKAMAKQVMSLFEERFQTFELQKLKEQVDVRNQELKDFAGIVSHDLKSPLSNIIMIAELLQKGEKNLSKQSDEYLGYLKESSNSMSRYIDGMLQFYRSEELVSEDYDEVSYVDLIEEVVAMTVVDESVEVRYTPEKETSLITNEIALQQILINLISNAVKYSDKDHTKIDIKLITHQEEYEISVRDNGSGIAPENIDSVFKLFYVAAKQDRNGKQGTGIGLATVARLLEHMDGHITVESQLGEWTEFKVHLAKKVKIS, encoded by the coding sequence ATGATTACACCTCCTATTCCAGATAATGAACTCCAAAGGCAAGCTGCTGTTGAAAAATACCGATTGCTAGACACCATGCCAGAAGAGAGTTATGACAACATCACTTCTATTATTTCAACCATTTGCGATGCTCCTATTTCTTTAATAACACTGGTAGATAAAAACAGGAACTTTATCAAGTCGAGGAACGGGCTAGATATTTCAGAATCACCTAGAGACACTTCCTTTTGTGGTCATGCTATTGCTGGTAATGATGATATTATGATTGTTCCCGACGCCAGAGAAGATGAGCGTTTTAAAGGAAATTCCTTAGTTAATGACTTTAAATTAATTTTCTATGCAGGTGCTTCCCTAATTGATAAAAATGGTTATAAGTTAGGGACATTGTGTGTTTACGATCACAAACCTCGAACTCTTACAGAGAAGCAAAAAGGTGCTCTAAAAGCAATGGCCAAACAAGTAATGTCACTTTTTGAAGAACGATTTCAAACTTTTGAACTGCAAAAGCTCAAAGAGCAGGTTGATGTGCGTAATCAAGAACTAAAAGATTTTGCTGGTATTGTATCGCACGACCTGAAATCACCTTTGTCTAATATCATCATGATCGCAGAATTATTGCAAAAAGGAGAAAAAAACTTATCTAAACAATCTGACGAATATTTAGGTTATTTAAAAGAGAGCTCTAACAGTATGAGTCGCTATATAGACGGAATGCTGCAATTTTACCGAAGTGAAGAATTGGTTAGTGAAGATTATGATGAAGTTAGTTATGTTGATCTTATCGAAGAGGTGGTCGCAATGACTGTAGTAGATGAAAGTGTAGAAGTACGCTATACTCCTGAAAAAGAAACCAGCTTAATAACTAACGAGATAGCATTACAGCAAATTCTTATCAATTTGATTTCTAATGCCGTAAAATACAGCGATAAAGACCATACTAAGATCGATATAAAACTGATCACACATCAAGAAGAGTATGAAATAAGCGTACGAGATAATGGAAGTGGTATTGCTCCAGAGAATATCGATTCTGTATTCAAGTTGTTCTATGTGGCAGCAAAACAAGATAGAAACGGCAAACAAGGAACCGGAATAGGACTTGCTACAGTGGCCAGACTTTTAGAGCATATGGATGGGCATATAACTGTTGAATCCCAATTAGGAGAATGGACAGAATTTAAAGTACATCTTGCTAAGAAGGTAAAAATATCTTAA
- a CDS encoding pyridoxal phosphate-dependent decarboxylase family protein — MDESHKLELSKEEMKTYGYQVIDSIVEHFTTQNEKSPVAIGSRKEMDDLLEEEVPELPSNPKDVLDFVTQHVLPHSNIVSHPKSYSFVPGPSNYVSVMADTLATGFNIFSGGWAASPAAAELEIVTMNWLLKLFKFPAKKGGGIFTSGGSMANLTALVTARRQVCGDDFSKAVIYMSDQAHSSNVKAIRVIGFKKEQIRIIPTDGEFKMAINKLKNAISKDRLSGLQPFCIIASAGTTNTGTVDPLEQIADICKNEKLWFHIDGAYGGAAILSTKGSKALKGIEKADSLTIDPHKWLFQPYEMGCLLVRKSKWLHDTFVEKPEYLRDIEGNTSEINFYDHGIQLTRRFRALKFYMSLKTFGMKAFKKAVTYNIDIAEEVEDMLRKSSLWQVVSPATLAIINFRYNPIHLNLEDKELDVLNQEISKRVIASKEALLVTTVLMDQVVLRMCLINPRTTMQHIKETFASCEYFAQQILEEQSLV; from the coding sequence ATGGATGAATCACATAAATTAGAATTAAGTAAAGAGGAAATGAAAACCTACGGTTATCAGGTAATTGACTCTATAGTGGAACATTTTACGACTCAAAATGAAAAGAGTCCGGTAGCTATAGGAAGTAGAAAGGAAATGGACGATTTGCTTGAAGAAGAAGTTCCTGAATTACCATCAAATCCTAAAGACGTTCTGGACTTTGTTACACAACACGTATTGCCTCACAGCAATATAGTTTCACATCCTAAATCCTATTCTTTCGTTCCTGGGCCCAGTAATTACGTAAGTGTTATGGCAGATACGCTTGCTACAGGTTTTAATATTTTTTCTGGTGGTTGGGCAGCATCGCCTGCAGCTGCAGAGCTGGAGATCGTGACGATGAACTGGCTGTTAAAGTTGTTCAAATTCCCAGCAAAAAAAGGTGGTGGTATTTTTACAAGTGGTGGTTCTATGGCAAATCTTACCGCATTGGTAACCGCAAGAAGACAAGTGTGTGGTGATGATTTTTCTAAAGCGGTCATTTATATGTCTGACCAGGCCCATTCTTCTAACGTGAAAGCGATACGCGTTATCGGATTTAAAAAGGAGCAAATACGTATTATACCTACTGATGGCGAATTCAAAATGGCTATTAATAAATTAAAAAATGCTATTTCTAAAGACAGATTAAGTGGTTTGCAACCATTCTGCATCATTGCATCTGCTGGGACAACTAACACAGGAACTGTAGATCCTTTAGAGCAAATTGCCGATATCTGTAAAAATGAAAAGTTATGGTTCCATATCGATGGTGCTTATGGAGGAGCTGCTATATTATCAACAAAAGGAAGCAAGGCATTAAAGGGAATTGAAAAAGCAGACTCGTTGACGATCGACCCACATAAATGGCTGTTTCAGCCCTACGAAATGGGTTGCTTGTTAGTGCGCAAAAGTAAGTGGCTTCACGATACTTTTGTAGAGAAGCCAGAGTACTTAAGAGATATAGAAGGGAATACTTCAGAGATTAATTTCTATGATCATGGAATCCAGCTTACGAGAAGGTTTCGTGCATTGAAGTTTTATATGTCTTTGAAAACCTTCGGTATGAAAGCTTTTAAAAAAGCAGTAACCTATAACATAGATATCGCTGAAGAGGTAGAAGATATGTTGAGAAAAAGTTCCTTATGGCAGGTAGTGTCTCCCGCAACTCTGGCGATCATTAATTTTAGATACAATCCTATTCATTTGAATTTAGAGGACAAAGAGCTGGACGTTCTTAATCAGGAGATCTCTAAAAGAGTTATTGCATCAAAAGAGGCGCTACTGGTGACCACAGTTTTAATGGATCAAGTCGTATTGCGTATGTGCCTTATCAATCCTCGAACTACCATGCAGCATATCAAAGAGACTTTTGCGAGCTGTGAATATTTTGCACAACAGATTCTAGAGGAGCAATCGCTTGTATGA
- a CDS encoding PepSY-like domain-containing protein — protein sequence MRLTATFLYLLFALASASCQNKSNHEAPQVVLDAFELKYPGENDPDFEQDVHGYWEAHFKKGGEKYRADFHADGTWRETENSIKDKEIPEAIQKAIQREFPNLKIAEAEHVISATKGEFYDIEFKQKGKNKDVEYRRDGSKV from the coding sequence ATGAGACTGACAGCAACCTTTTTATACCTTCTTTTTGCTTTGGCATCAGCGAGTTGTCAAAATAAATCCAACCACGAAGCTCCACAAGTGGTTCTTGATGCTTTTGAACTAAAATATCCAGGTGAAAATGATCCAGATTTTGAGCAAGATGTTCACGGATACTGGGAAGCTCATTTTAAAAAAGGCGGAGAAAAATACCGTGCAGATTTTCATGCAGATGGTACCTGGAGGGAAACAGAAAACTCTATAAAGGACAAAGAAATCCCTGAAGCGATTCAAAAAGCGATTCAAAGAGAATTTCCAAACCTGAAAATAGCAGAAGCAGAGCATGTTATAAGCGCTACTAAAGGTGAATTTTACGATATAGAGTTCAAGCAAAAAGGCAAGAATAAAGATGTCGAATATAGACGAGACGGCTCTAAAGTATAG
- a CDS encoding DUF481 domain-containing protein, protein MKNILYFLFFLPIFLSAQINESDTLKLKANLSLTGFYQGGNVETLIFRAKSDFSFRPLKKWVFKTQNSYVYQEFGKEKADEDILSLNFLYLNPERKIYPLLLGFVSTNFRREIDLRYLVGAGVTYQLLHKKEYWLKIAMSTEYEQTDFGKTNFNISEYDGSESIDTFRATVWVNGKYLLFKKKVIVNHEFYFQPSLEQSNNFRWQADISLEFPLWKFLNFKINYIYSFENIVIENQQQEDNFLTFGFTLKSY, encoded by the coding sequence ATGAAAAACATTTTGTACTTTTTATTTTTTCTACCTATTTTCCTTTCTGCCCAAATCAACGAAAGCGATACGCTAAAGTTAAAGGCAAATCTTTCTTTAACTGGGTTTTATCAAGGAGGAAATGTAGAAACCTTGATTTTTAGAGCAAAATCAGATTTCAGTTTTAGGCCTTTAAAAAAATGGGTATTCAAAACACAAAACTCTTATGTTTATCAAGAGTTCGGGAAGGAGAAGGCAGATGAAGATATTTTAAGTCTCAACTTTTTATATTTAAACCCTGAGCGAAAAATATACCCTTTATTACTAGGTTTTGTAAGCACGAATTTTAGAAGGGAAATTGATTTGAGATACTTGGTAGGAGCAGGAGTCACTTATCAACTTCTCCATAAAAAAGAGTACTGGCTTAAAATTGCAATGTCGACCGAATATGAGCAAACAGACTTTGGTAAAACTAATTTTAACATCTCTGAGTATGATGGAAGTGAATCGATCGACACTTTCCGTGCTACGGTATGGGTTAATGGTAAATACCTATTGTTTAAAAAGAAAGTAATTGTCAACCATGAATTTTACTTTCAGCCATCTTTGGAGCAAAGCAATAACTTTCGATGGCAAGCAGATATCAGTTTAGAATTTCCACTTTGGAAATTTTTAAACTTTAAGATCAACTATATTTATAGCTTTGAAAACATAGTGATAGAAAATCAACAACAAGAGGACAACTTCTTGACCTTTGGCTTTACCCTAAAAAGCTATTGA
- a CDS encoding NAD-dependent succinate-semialdehyde dehydrogenase, with protein sequence MSDKKITTINPATGKDIKSYDRMTEKEALSSLELCHKAFTKWKNKSIDERGAIIKKIGVKFQEHKQELSKLMTQEMGKLLTHGEQEVDLCTAICEHSAQIAPKELAAEEKHLANGGKGIITYSPMGVIYGIQPWNYPAYQVVRYAIVNLMAGNAILLKHAENVTGSAIKLKEIFEEAGLPKDLFTVLIINHDVSDAIIEHKLIRGVTFTGSASGGAQVAKQAGASVKKTVMELGSNDAYMVLEDADIELAIEKCINGRIYNNGETCVAAKRFIVVESIFEKFKKGFVKGMSEIKLGDPTDKESQLGPMARHDLRKKIQEQVEESVSKGAEILCGGKIPDGEGFYYPSTVLGNVQPGQPAYEEELFGPVASLILAKNQEEAIRIANDSRFGLGGGIFSKDTNKAVRIAQDHFDTGMIFINSFGTAQPDMPFGGVKDSGYGREHSGFGMKEFVNVKAISLLD encoded by the coding sequence ATGAGTGATAAAAAGATTACTACAATTAATCCAGCCACAGGAAAAGATATCAAATCATACGACCGTATGACCGAAAAAGAAGCTCTTTCTTCTTTAGAGTTATGTCATAAAGCTTTCACTAAATGGAAAAATAAATCTATTGATGAACGCGGCGCTATCATAAAAAAAATAGGAGTGAAGTTTCAAGAGCATAAGCAAGAGCTCAGTAAACTCATGACTCAAGAAATGGGTAAGCTTCTAACACATGGTGAGCAAGAAGTAGATCTTTGTACAGCGATTTGCGAGCATTCAGCTCAGATAGCCCCTAAAGAGTTAGCTGCAGAGGAAAAACACCTTGCTAATGGTGGTAAAGGGATCATCACTTATTCTCCTATGGGAGTAATATATGGGATCCAACCTTGGAACTATCCGGCATATCAAGTGGTACGTTATGCTATCGTAAACTTAATGGCAGGTAACGCTATACTCCTTAAACATGCTGAAAACGTAACTGGAAGCGCTATTAAATTGAAAGAGATCTTTGAAGAGGCAGGACTTCCTAAAGATCTATTCACTGTGTTGATTATTAATCACGATGTAAGTGACGCTATTATTGAACATAAATTAATACGCGGTGTCACTTTCACAGGAAGTGCTTCTGGCGGTGCTCAAGTTGCAAAACAGGCTGGCGCGTCTGTCAAGAAAACTGTAATGGAATTGGGAAGTAATGACGCTTATATGGTTCTTGAAGATGCAGATATCGAACTAGCTATAGAAAAATGCATAAATGGCAGAATCTACAATAATGGTGAAACATGTGTCGCAGCAAAAAGATTTATAGTTGTAGAATCTATTTTTGAAAAATTTAAAAAGGGTTTTGTAAAAGGCATGAGCGAGATAAAATTAGGAGATCCGACAGACAAAGAATCTCAACTAGGTCCTATGGCACGACATGATCTCAGAAAAAAAATACAGGAACAAGTTGAAGAAAGTGTTTCCAAAGGAGCCGAAATATTATGTGGAGGAAAAATTCCAGATGGTGAAGGGTTTTATTACCCATCAACAGTTTTAGGAAATGTGCAGCCTGGCCAACCTGCTTATGAAGAGGAGTTATTCGGACCAGTTGCTTCCTTAATCTTGGCAAAAAACCAAGAAGAAGCGATACGCATTGCAAATGATAGTCGTTTCGGGCTAGGTGGTGGGATCTTCAGTAAAGATACTAATAAAGCAGTACGAATTGCTCAGGATCATTTTGATACTGGCATGATATTTATCAACTCCTTTGGAACTGCACAACCAGATATGCCATTTGGCGGCGTGAAAGACTCTGGTTATGGAAGAGAGCATTCAGGTTTTGGAATGAAAGAATTTGTTAATGTAAAGGCGATTAGTTTACTAGACTAA